AGGCCAAACCCGTCTTTGTTCGAGTCGCTGGGGTGTCGAGGGATCCGCCGCGTGCAGGTGCTGTCGCTGCGGCGTGTGTTGAGGGACGTGATCAGCGGCGTGCCTAACATCACTTCCCTTAACCTCTCGGGCTGCTACAACGTCTCCGACATCAGCCTGACGCACGCCTTCGCCAACGAGTGCCCCTCGCTCACCCACCTCAACCTCTCGCTCTGCAAGCAAATCTCGGACTCGGCGCTGGGAAAAATCGCTCAACAGCTGAGGAACCTGGAGGTGCTGGAGCTGGGCGGGTGTTCGTACATCACCAACACGGGCCTGCTGCTGGTGGCGTGGGGCCTGAAAAAACTGAGAAAGCTGAATCTGAGGTCATGCTGTCTGGTGAGCAACCAGGGCATCGCCTACCTGGCGGGCCAGCACCAGGAGGCCGCCGACGGCACGAGGGCGCTCGAGTACCTCGGCCTCCAGGACTGCCAGAAGCTGTCAGACGAGGCCCTCAGGCACGTCGCCAACGGGCTTCCCAACCTGAAGAGTATCAATCTGTCGTTCTGTGCCAGCATCACCGACTCGGGGCTCAAGTACCTGGCGCGGATGCCCAGCCTGAGGGAGCTGAACCTGAGGTCCTGCGACAACATCTCGGACATCGGCATAGCGTATCTAGCGGAGGGCGGCTCCCGCATCACCACCCTCGACGTGTCTTTCTGTGACAAGATTGGGGACCAGGCGCTGGTGCACATCTCCCAGGGGCTGTTCACGCTGAGATCGCTGTCGTGCTCGGCGTGCCAGATAAGTGACGACGGCATCCAGCGAATCGCCCGCACCCTGCACGAGCTGGACACCCTCAACATTGGGCAGTGCGTGCGTGTCACGGACAAGGGGCTGCAGCTCATTGCCGAGCACCTCACCAACCTGTACTGCATCGACCTCTACGGCTGCAACCGCATCACCACGGTGGGCCTTGAGCGGATCATGCAGCTGCCCCGCCTGTCCGTTCTCAACCTGGGGCTGTGGCACAAACACAAGCGGTGACGCTTGTCTCACCTAGGTCCCCCTAACCAATCCCCAACCCAGATCCAGCAGGTGCTCAGCCCCACCCAACACTAAAGGTAAATTCCCCAGCCGGCGGCCCAGGCCAGGTAACTGGCCTGTCACGGCTCACGCAGGATGTCCTTGGCTGCGTGCTGTCCACATGTTGCTTCTGCGGTGTCACTTATCTAGGGCTGTGCTACGTAAAGAATTCTTCGTGTAGAACTTGCTCAGGGTGTCAGGGAAAAGTATTCCTATATGTATACTGTTAGAGGCCCATCCCAGTGTGTCGCTGTGCTGGTGTCCATGAGCCGTACACGTCAGACTGTGCCGCCGCCAGTGCCACGTgtgttggcggcggcggtggtggtcacCCTCCCGCCAGGGCGTCGCCGACGTGCCCTCCGTGCCATGAGAGGTGCTTGTTCCCGCAGTACTCGCTACCACGACCTCCTGTTTTAAGGAAGTCTTACTCTATGTTAGTAATACAACGAATGGCATCAGTCCATTACACCTCCACTGTTCAGTCCCTCGCAAGTCTTCTTGTCTTAAAAGTTACCCAGCTACACTGGAGAGGGATCTTGGTGCCAATCAATGCCAACTTTACAAagtctggtgttagtgttagtgaaCAAGTGGCAGCAGAAACCTTTGAACATTTGTATATACGGTAGTGCCGTGATAACCAATGTGATATTTGTGTCTGATTGATTCAGGCCCCTAGAGGGGCGCTCCGctggcctcgtgtgtgtgtgtgtgtgtgtgtgtgtgtgtgtgtacaatgtaTGTGCACGTGCACATACTGAAGTCTCGGCTACTGTACATACTATACAGAGTATATATCAAACCCAT
The DNA window shown above is from Eriocheir sinensis breed Jianghai 21 chromosome 26, ASM2467909v1, whole genome shotgun sequence and carries:
- the LOC127003778 gene encoding F-box/LRR-repeat protein 14-like, whose amino-acid sequence is MEDSGVDTSCPQTTHISCLYPEILALIFSYLDVKDKGRVAQVCANWRDAAYHKSVWRGVEAKLHLRRPNPSLFESLGCRGIRRVQVLSLRRVLRDVISGVPNITSLNLSGCYNVSDISLTHAFANECPSLTHLNLSLCKQISDSALGKIAQQLRNLEVLELGGCSYITNTGLLLVAWGLKKLRKLNLRSCCLVSNQGIAYLAGQHQEAADGTRALEYLGLQDCQKLSDEALRHVANGLPNLKSINLSFCASITDSGLKYLARMPSLRELNLRSCDNISDIGIAYLAEGGSRITTLDVSFCDKIGDQALVHISQGLFTLRSLSCSACQISDDGIQRIARTLHELDTLNIGQCVRVTDKGLQLIAEHLTNLYCIDLYGCNRITTVGLERIMQLPRLSVLNLGLWHKHKR